The Coffea arabica cultivar ET-39 chromosome 1e, Coffea Arabica ET-39 HiFi, whole genome shotgun sequence genome has a window encoding:
- the LOC140007020 gene encoding uncharacterized protein, protein MAVAINRLEFQVYEKLLSQPKLNLKNVSAMTLRSRKEIQGPELVTPKEKDEEKIEKELEAENTNTKTSVVLPDPIIDVKTNPPPFPSRLEKSKKQYKGKEILEVFRKVEINILLLDAIKQVLKYAKFLRDLCVNRRRLRGDERVIMGENVSAVLQRKLLPKCGDPRMFTISCRIGNTLIRKAILDLGASINVMSKFIYASMNLNLLKETGIIIQLTDRTNAYPDGLVEDVLVKINDLVFSTDFYVLDMDDDHSPDLSPLLLDRSFFSTAQTKFDVNKDILSMKFDEKIVNFNIFDTIEHPVNSHSVFAIHAINPCVQEFSEFACRDKFKIVANKYQEMKAIYKMKRNRKLRKKAALNGYLDPGGGPSITRKIELHPN, encoded by the coding sequence ATGGCAGTGGCAATCAACCGCCTAGAATTTCAAGTTTATGAAAAATTGCTATCTCAACCTAAATTGAACTTGAAGAATGTAAGTGCAATGACCTTAAGGAGTCGGAAGGAAATTCAGGGGCCTGAACTCGTGACTCCAAAGGAAAAGGACGAAGAGAAGATTGAGAAAGAGCTTGAGGCAGAGAACACCAACACCAAAACTTCAGTGGTACTCCCTGACCCGATCATAGACGTTAAAACTAATCCCCCTCCATTTCCTAGCAGGTTGGAGAAATCAAAGAAACAATACAAGGGGAAAGAGATACTGGAAGTGTTTCGCAAGGTAGAGATCAATATCCTCCTACTAGACGCAATCAAACAAGTGCTAAAGTATGCAAAATTTTTGAGAGATTTGTGTGTCAACCGAAGAAGGCTGAGGGGAGATGAAAGGGTCATCATGGGGGAGAATGTGTCAGCGGTTCTACAAAGGAAACTCTTACCGAAATGTGGGGATCCACGTATGTTCACTATCTCCTGTAGGATAGGCAACACTTTGATTAGGAAAGCCATACTGGACTTAGGGGCATCGATTAATGTAATGTCGAAATTTATCTATGCTTCTATGAACCTAAATCTATTAAAAGAAACTGGAATAATAATTCAGTTAACTGACCGAACCAATGCATACCCTGATGGGTTGGTTGAGGATGTGTTGGTCAAAATTAATGATTTGGTATTCTCAACTGACTTTTATGTACTTGACATGGATGATGATCATTCCCCTGACCTCTCACCTTTGCTACTAGATAGATCTTTTTTTAGCACAGCACagacaaaatttgatgttaATAAGGATATCttgtccatgaaatttgatgaaaaaatagttaatttcaatatttttgataCAATAGAACATCCTGTTAATTCTCACTCTGTGTTTGCTATTCATGCTATTAATCCCTGTGTGCAAGAATTTTCTGAGTTTGCTTGTAGGGATAAATTCAAAATTGTTGCGAACAAGTATCAGGAGATGAAAGCAATTTATAAGATGAAAAGgaatagaaaattaagaaagaagGCTGCACTCAATGGGTATTTGGATCCCGGAGGAGGGCCATCGATTACAAGAAAAATTGAATTACATCCAAATTGA